The following are encoded together in the Coffea arabica cultivar ET-39 chromosome 1c, Coffea Arabica ET-39 HiFi, whole genome shotgun sequence genome:
- the LOC113731196 gene encoding U2 small nuclear ribonucleoprotein B'' 2 isoform X1, with product MLTGDIPPNQTIYIKNLNEKVKKEELKRSLYALFSQYGRILDIVALKTTKLRGQAWVVFSEVTAASNAVRQMQNFPFYDKPMRIQYAKSKSDCIARAEGTYDKKKKQEEKAERKRRVEEAQQNATPNGPRAESNGGPAASSRPGRPSAQEAVADPNNILFIQNLPYETTSMMLDVLFKQYPGFREVRMIEAKPGIAFVEFEDDIQSSVAMQALQGFKITPQNPMAISYAKK from the exons ATGCTGACCGGAGATATACCCCCAAATCAAACCATTTACATTAAGAACCTCAACGAGAAGGTTAAAAAAGAAG AGTTGAAGAGATCTCTGTATGCATTGTTTTCGCAGTATGGGAGGATCCTGGACATTGTTGCCTTGAAAACAACCAAACTTCGAGGGCAGGCTTGGGTTGTATTTAGTGAAGTGACCGCTGCCAGCAACGCAGTGCGCCAGATGCAAAATTTTCCGTTTTACGATAAGCCTATG CGGATCCAGTatgcaaaatcaaaatcagATTGTATTGCTAGAGCCGAGGGTACTTATgacaagaaaaagaagcaagaaGAGAAAG CTGAAAGAAAGAGACGTGTTGAAGAAGCTCAACAAAATGCTACTCCTAATGGTCCAAGAGCTGAGAGCAATGGTGGCCCAGCT GCTTCCTCTCGTCCAGGACGGCCGAGTGCTCAAGAAGCCGTTGCTGATCCGAACAACATACTCTTCATACAGAATCTACCATACGAGACAACAAGCATGATGCTGGATGTCCTTTTCAAACAATACCCTGGTTTTAGGGAAGTTCGAATGATTGAGGCAAAACCAGGTATAGCCTTCGTAGAATTTGAAGATGATATACAATCTTCAGTTGCCATGCAGGCACTTCAGGGCTTCAAAATTACCCCCCAGAATCCTATGGCAATCAGCTATGCGAAAAAATGA
- the LOC113731196 gene encoding U2 small nuclear ribonucleoprotein B'' 2 isoform X2, translating into MQNFPFYDKPMRIQYAKSKSDCIARAEGTYDKKKKQEEKAERKRRVEEAQQNATPNGPRAESNGGPAASSRPGRPSAQEAVADPNNILFIQNLPYETTSMMLDVLFKQYPGFREVRMIEAKPGIAFVEFEDDIQSSVAMQALQGFKITPQNPMAISYAKK; encoded by the exons ATGCAAAATTTTCCGTTTTACGATAAGCCTATG CGGATCCAGTatgcaaaatcaaaatcagATTGTATTGCTAGAGCCGAGGGTACTTATgacaagaaaaagaagcaagaaGAGAAAG CTGAAAGAAAGAGACGTGTTGAAGAAGCTCAACAAAATGCTACTCCTAATGGTCCAAGAGCTGAGAGCAATGGTGGCCCAGCT GCTTCCTCTCGTCCAGGACGGCCGAGTGCTCAAGAAGCCGTTGCTGATCCGAACAACATACTCTTCATACAGAATCTACCATACGAGACAACAAGCATGATGCTGGATGTCCTTTTCAAACAATACCCTGGTTTTAGGGAAGTTCGAATGATTGAGGCAAAACCAGGTATAGCCTTCGTAGAATTTGAAGATGATATACAATCTTCAGTTGCCATGCAGGCACTTCAGGGCTTCAAAATTACCCCCCAGAATCCTATGGCAATCAGCTATGCGAAAAAATGA